The proteins below come from a single Holdemania massiliensis genomic window:
- a CDS encoding transglycosylase domain-containing protein — protein MKKLITAGCVLTLCGLLALLGFYGYAYLSYVPLLGQDSRIRLYNNQGGLIYESTYQKNSEWINLEDVPQTMIDAVISIEDRRFYQHYGLDPIRIAKAVMVNAENGDIVEGGSTITQQLARNLFLTLDQTWSRKFQEAVYAAKLEMHFSKDQILETYLNTIYYGHGIYGIQKAAAFFFGKELEDCTLGEMAMLAGIPNGPSLFSPFISMENARRRQSVVLQAMVDNEKLSQSEADLAKSEPVLLADFSSQKIMGSSGYYKDAVLAQLKEMGFLDQETLEKGLNVYTYLDPQMQTILQDAVDDHMPDTDQQIAGLILEPFTFNVLAMVGGRDYTTSQYNRALYSTRQVGSTLKPLLYYIALQQGLSPSSTFLSTATQFQISQSVFYSPTNYRNVYPEKEISMINAIGVSDNIYAVKTHLFLGMDLLADGLAAFGIESEEATAAMALGATHFPLIDLAKIYNTFASEGLVDEPSMIRLVTDNAGNILYQRHENPKQLLHRDETLMLSQLLRAPFDIKNLQVMTPSLLGYEPYTTTAAKSGSSDWDSLIAGYNPQMTVVLWSGYDENERLETNEERRVPKLIWKQIFNTVYSQDSPGPWYTLSPQLEERRVDPISGQPNPAGSLYWFRHTDP, from the coding sequence ATGAAAAAACTGATCACAGCTGGATGCGTGCTGACGCTGTGCGGATTACTGGCTCTTTTGGGCTTTTACGGTTATGCCTACTTATCCTATGTTCCGCTGCTGGGACAGGACAGCCGAATCCGTCTATATAATAACCAGGGTGGTTTAATTTATGAATCAACCTATCAGAAAAACAGTGAATGGATAAATTTGGAGGATGTTCCGCAAACGATGATCGACGCCGTCATCTCGATCGAAGACCGCAGGTTTTATCAACATTATGGTCTGGATCCGATCCGGATAGCCAAGGCGGTCATGGTCAATGCGGAAAACGGCGATATTGTCGAAGGCGGATCGACGATTACCCAGCAGCTGGCGCGCAACTTGTTTTTGACGCTGGATCAGACCTGGTCACGAAAATTTCAGGAAGCCGTCTATGCCGCCAAGCTGGAAATGCATTTCTCCAAAGATCAGATTCTGGAAACCTATCTCAACACGATTTATTACGGGCATGGCATCTACGGCATTCAGAAAGCCGCAGCCTTTTTCTTCGGCAAGGAGCTGGAGGACTGCACGCTGGGGGAAATGGCGATGCTCGCCGGGATTCCCAACGGCCCGTCGTTATTTTCACCGTTTATTTCCATGGAGAATGCCCGCAGACGACAGTCAGTCGTGCTGCAGGCCATGGTCGATAATGAAAAGCTTTCTCAAAGTGAAGCCGACCTGGCTAAATCTGAACCGGTGCTGTTAGCAGACTTTTCAAGTCAGAAAATCATGGGTTCCAGCGGGTATTATAAAGACGCCGTTTTGGCTCAGCTGAAAGAGATGGGTTTTCTCGATCAGGAAACCCTGGAAAAAGGGCTGAACGTCTACACCTATCTGGATCCGCAGATGCAGACGATTCTGCAGGATGCGGTCGATGATCACATGCCCGATACCGATCAACAGATCGCCGGACTGATTCTCGAACCTTTCACCTTCAACGTGCTGGCGATGGTCGGCGGACGCGACTATACGACCTCCCAATACAACCGCGCCTTATATTCCACCCGCCAGGTCGGTTCGACATTGAAGCCGCTGCTTTACTACATCGCCCTGCAGCAGGGCTTGTCGCCTTCCTCGACCTTCCTGTCCACCGCCACGCAGTTTCAGATTTCCCAAAGCGTGTTCTATTCCCCCACCAATTACCGCAACGTCTATCCGGAGAAGGAAATTTCCATGATCAACGCGATCGGCGTCTCCGATAATATTTACGCTGTCAAAACCCATCTGTTTTTGGGAATGGATCTGTTGGCAGACGGATTGGCAGCCTTCGGCATTGAATCGGAAGAAGCGACAGCGGCGATGGCCTTGGGCGCCACGCACTTCCCGTTAATCGATCTGGCCAAGATTTACAACACCTTTGCCTCAGAAGGTCTTGTCGATGAACCGTCGATGATCCGCTTAGTCACCGACAATGCCGGCAACATCCTCTACCAGCGTCATGAAAATCCTAAACAGCTGCTGCATCGGGATGAAACGCTGATGCTTTCGCAGCTGCTGAGAGCACCGTTTGATATCAAGAACCTGCAGGTCATGACGCCTTCATTGCTGGGCTATGAACCGTACACAACGACCGCGGCCAAATCGGGTTCGAGTGATTGGGACAGCCTGATCGCTGGTTATAATCCGCAGATGACCGTTGTTTTATGGAGTGGTTATGACGAAAATGAACGGCTGGAAACCAACGAGGAACGGCGGGTACCGAAATTGATCTGGAAGCAGATTTTCAATACCGTCTACTCACAGGATTCCCCCGGTCCCTGGTACACACTGAGTCCACAGCTGGAAGAGCGACGTGTCGATCCGATCAGCGGTCAGCCCAATCCAGCCGGTTCACTTTACTGGTTCCGCCACACAGATCCATGA